Proteins co-encoded in one Kribbella solani genomic window:
- a CDS encoding ABC transporter ATP-binding protein, translated as MAAEHPLLTVQGLTISTVGPNPVTLVDDVSLSVQAGQTLGLVGESGSGKSLTLRSLIGLLPRGVEVSAGSIDFEGRELAGATARDLRAVRGRQVGMIFQDPMTALNPVMTVGAQIAEAPRFELGLSRKAAYERAVGLMSEVGIPDAARRARAYPHEFSGGMRQRVMIAAALACSPRILLCDEPTTALDVTTQAQILKIIESLRVSNELAVVFVTHDLAVVAQLCEQVAVMYAGQIVEAGRTAEIFRAPRHAYTLGLLRSAPDLVVSRDRLHSIPGLPPDPAQASRGCRFAPRCTFSDALCTEGNLAPLPLLSFGSGERRCRCVHQDVVARSVEEEPVIKDA; from the coding sequence ATGGCCGCGGAGCATCCGTTGCTGACGGTTCAGGGCCTGACGATCTCGACCGTCGGGCCGAATCCGGTGACCCTGGTCGACGACGTTTCGCTGAGCGTGCAGGCCGGCCAGACGCTGGGCCTGGTCGGCGAGTCCGGCAGTGGCAAGAGCCTCACCCTGCGATCGCTGATCGGGCTGCTGCCCCGCGGCGTCGAGGTCAGCGCGGGCAGCATCGACTTCGAGGGGCGCGAGCTGGCCGGCGCCACCGCGCGCGATCTTCGGGCCGTCCGCGGGCGGCAGGTCGGGATGATTTTCCAGGACCCGATGACCGCGCTGAATCCGGTGATGACGGTGGGCGCGCAGATCGCCGAGGCGCCGCGCTTCGAGCTGGGCCTGTCCCGCAAGGCCGCGTACGAGCGTGCCGTCGGGCTGATGTCGGAAGTGGGCATCCCTGATGCTGCCCGCCGGGCGCGGGCGTACCCGCACGAGTTCTCGGGCGGCATGCGGCAGCGGGTGATGATCGCGGCCGCGCTGGCCTGCTCGCCGCGGATTCTGCTCTGCGACGAGCCGACGACGGCGCTGGACGTGACCACCCAGGCGCAGATCCTGAAGATCATCGAGTCGTTGCGGGTGTCCAATGAACTGGCCGTCGTCTTCGTCACGCACGACCTCGCCGTGGTCGCCCAGCTCTGCGAGCAGGTGGCGGTGATGTACGCGGGCCAGATCGTCGAGGCCGGCCGTACCGCGGAGATCTTCCGCGCGCCACGGCACGCGTACACGCTGGGACTACTGCGTTCCGCGCCGGATCTGGTCGTCTCCCGGGACCGGCTGCATTCCATTCCGGGCCTGCCTCCGGATCCGGCCCAGGCCAGTCGTGGCTGCCGGTTCGCCCCGCGCTGCACGTTCAGCGATGCCCTTTGTACCGAAGGAAACCTGGCCCCACTGCCGCTGCTGTCCTTCGGGTCGGGTGAACGGCGCTGCCGGTGCGTGCATCAGGACGTCGTGGCCCGATCCGTCGAGGAGGAACCGGTGATCAAGGATGCCTGA
- a CDS encoding ABC transporter permease yields MIILTNRVPAEALTKRRVRPRWRTNLSLSTGIGLLVFIGLLGVFAPLVTRHDPLAQDAANPLAGPSAAHWLGTDQLGRDVWARLIYSIRIDIPVGLLAVVAPFVIGVLLGLFAGYFGTLVDTVVMRIAEIVLAFPFMVLVITLVFVLGSGTTSVLVSFTILGWVAYMMIVRGEVLREKHAEYVLAARSLGYSRRRILLRHLLPNVLTQAVVYAMSSVVGTIIAIVGLGFLGLGIAPPTPEWGSMIADGTPFLTSHWIIATAPGIAVIIVGFALSLCGDGLADILRGE; encoded by the coding sequence ATGATCATTTTGACGAACCGGGTCCCGGCCGAAGCTCTCACCAAGCGTCGCGTCCGGCCGCGCTGGCGTACCAACCTCTCGTTGTCGACCGGGATCGGGCTGTTGGTGTTCATCGGCCTGCTCGGTGTCTTCGCTCCGCTGGTGACCCGGCACGACCCGCTGGCACAGGACGCGGCGAATCCGTTGGCCGGCCCATCGGCCGCGCACTGGCTCGGGACCGACCAGCTCGGCCGGGACGTGTGGGCGCGGCTGATCTACTCGATCCGGATCGACATTCCCGTCGGCCTGCTGGCCGTGGTCGCGCCGTTCGTCATCGGCGTACTGCTCGGGCTCTTCGCCGGGTACTTCGGCACCCTGGTGGACACGGTCGTGATGAGGATCGCGGAGATCGTGCTCGCGTTCCCGTTCATGGTGCTGGTGATCACGCTGGTGTTCGTCCTCGGCTCCGGTACGACCAGCGTGCTGGTGTCCTTCACGATTCTCGGCTGGGTGGCGTACATGATGATCGTGCGTGGCGAGGTGCTCCGCGAGAAGCACGCCGAGTACGTCCTGGCCGCGCGCAGTCTCGGCTACAGCCGACGGCGAATCCTGCTCCGCCACCTACTGCCCAACGTCCTGACCCAGGCCGTCGTGTACGCGATGTCCAGCGTGGTCGGAACGATCATCGCGATCGTCGGCCTCGGGTTCCTCGGGCTGGGGATCGCGCCGCCGACGCCGGAATGGGGATCGATGATCGCCGACGGGACGCCGTTCCTCACCAGTCACTGGATCATCGCGACCGCTCCGGGGATCGCGGTGATCATCGTCGGGTTCGCGCTGTCGCTGTGCGGCGACGGCCTGGCCGACATTCTGCGAGGCGAGTGA
- a CDS encoding ABC transporter permease — MAQPLTTALLRTRVRVRESGGAGRGMALTLRVLQAIPIAFGVTILTFLLMHAIPGDPARAALGDRATPLAIASLRSEWGLDRPLAVQYWRYLGRVLHGDLGSSLFYGQSTLSIIGSYAPATAWLIVVSCLMSVIISVPVAAAAALTKSRVVDQIIRLGCQIGLGAPAPWVGLILVLTFAIKVRWFPVGGFGNGPVAHLSAMILPSLTVAIGIAPLLIRALRAEMLQVLGSDYVTTARSKGLSESRVLTRHVLRNAAVSAITILGLNIAGLVSGSVIVESVFAVPGLGNLLVSSISRRDFPVVQGLALVFAVLVIIVNLLTDFVRAVLDPRVGLR; from the coding sequence ATGGCTCAGCCGTTGACGACCGCGCTCCTGCGCACTCGCGTCCGCGTACGCGAGAGCGGTGGAGCAGGTCGCGGCATGGCACTGACGTTGCGGGTGCTCCAGGCGATTCCGATTGCCTTCGGCGTGACGATCCTGACTTTCTTGCTGATGCACGCGATTCCCGGCGATCCGGCCCGGGCCGCGCTCGGTGACCGCGCGACCCCGCTCGCGATCGCGAGTCTGCGCAGCGAGTGGGGCCTGGACCGCCCGCTGGCCGTGCAGTACTGGCGGTACCTCGGCCGCGTACTGCACGGCGATCTGGGATCGTCCTTGTTCTACGGGCAGTCCACGCTGTCGATCATCGGTTCGTACGCCCCGGCGACTGCCTGGTTGATCGTCGTCTCCTGCCTGATGTCGGTGATCATCTCGGTACCGGTGGCCGCCGCCGCGGCGCTCACGAAGTCGCGGGTCGTCGACCAGATCATCCGGCTGGGATGCCAAATAGGACTGGGCGCGCCGGCGCCGTGGGTCGGCCTGATCCTGGTGCTGACCTTCGCGATCAAGGTGCGGTGGTTCCCGGTCGGTGGCTTCGGCAACGGTCCCGTCGCTCATCTGTCCGCGATGATCCTGCCGTCGCTCACCGTCGCGATCGGGATCGCGCCGCTGCTGATCAGGGCGCTGCGGGCCGAGATGCTCCAGGTGCTGGGCTCGGACTATGTCACGACGGCACGATCGAAGGGCCTCTCGGAGTCCCGGGTGCTGACCCGGCACGTACTGCGGAACGCCGCGGTGTCGGCCATCACGATCCTCGGCCTCAACATCGCCGGGCTGGTCAGCGGGTCGGTCATCGTGGAATCGGTCTTCGCCGTACCCGGACTGGGCAACCTGCTGGTCAGTTCGATCTCGCGGCGCGACTTCCCGGTCGTCCAGGGTCTGGCGCTGGTCTTCGCGGTGCTGGTGATCATCGTCAACCTGCTGACCGATTTCGTCCGGGCCGTCCTCGATCCACGGGTGGGGTTGCGATGA
- a CDS encoding ABC transporter substrate-binding protein: protein MTHETGRREFLKGAFVLGGLTLFSSPLLTACAGTPAEGGGGGSPVRGGTLTVARAADILAVDPAHIGDNEAIWMVSNVYERLYRTSTSGTAEPWLATAHTLSADRLTWTFTLRDGVKFADGSPMTSADVKFSIDRTTKSKDTGWINVAIKSVAAPDPKTVVITTKSYTDMRGVLSFYGNGIVPDKFGGRSEQEFFKKPVGTGPFVMTSWAVGREVVLDRNEHYWQSGKPYLDKVVLTTVSNDSTRTLQLRGQQADVVESPAWSQLDELKSQNNITVQSFDSTLVYFLLLNTTTPHLSDLNVRQAISHAVDRPALIKLALFGHAQAAGSMFAPKWPGYDQTLTAPQRDVAAAKAALSKSKYPDGFELTYSIDGGDAVQSAVAQSIQTNLAEIGIKVKISQFDPTTLWSLIDEGKYEICHRKLSLDIPDTAENVPTLSDPAVGGYAKVAGYNNPAVVDLGKQSIAMSDPGKQTAAYADLQHKLNEELPYVPLYYVPWSYAMSQRVHDFEVPSTGDYHLEKTWLSR from the coding sequence ATGACTCACGAAACCGGTAGGCGTGAATTTCTCAAGGGAGCATTCGTCCTGGGTGGCCTCACCCTGTTCTCCAGCCCGCTGCTGACGGCCTGTGCCGGTACGCCCGCCGAGGGTGGCGGCGGCGGAAGCCCGGTGCGGGGCGGCACGTTGACCGTCGCCCGGGCCGCGGACATCCTGGCCGTGGACCCCGCGCACATCGGCGACAACGAGGCGATCTGGATGGTCAGCAATGTCTACGAACGCCTGTACCGGACTTCGACCAGCGGCACGGCCGAGCCCTGGCTGGCCACTGCCCACACCTTGTCGGCGGATCGGCTCACCTGGACGTTCACGCTGCGGGACGGGGTGAAGTTCGCCGACGGCTCGCCGATGACGTCGGCGGACGTCAAGTTCTCGATCGATCGCACCACGAAGTCCAAGGACACCGGGTGGATCAATGTCGCGATCAAGTCGGTGGCGGCGCCGGACCCGAAGACCGTGGTGATCACTACCAAGTCCTACACCGACATGCGCGGCGTACTTTCCTTCTACGGCAATGGCATCGTGCCGGACAAGTTCGGTGGCCGTAGCGAGCAGGAGTTCTTCAAGAAGCCGGTCGGGACCGGTCCGTTCGTGATGACGTCATGGGCCGTCGGGCGCGAGGTCGTCCTCGACCGGAACGAGCACTACTGGCAGTCCGGGAAGCCGTACCTGGACAAGGTCGTACTCACCACGGTGAGCAACGATTCGACGCGTACGCTGCAACTGCGCGGGCAGCAGGCCGATGTGGTCGAGTCGCCGGCCTGGTCGCAACTCGACGAACTCAAGAGCCAGAACAACATCACCGTCCAGAGTTTCGACTCGACGCTGGTGTACTTCCTGCTGCTCAACACGACCACGCCACATCTGTCCGACCTCAACGTCCGCCAGGCCATCTCGCACGCCGTCGACCGGCCCGCGCTGATCAAGCTCGCACTGTTCGGCCACGCGCAGGCGGCGGGTTCGATGTTCGCTCCGAAGTGGCCTGGGTACGACCAGACGCTGACCGCGCCGCAGCGCGATGTCGCGGCGGCGAAGGCGGCGCTGTCGAAGTCGAAGTATCCGGACGGTTTCGAGCTCACGTACTCGATCGACGGCGGTGACGCCGTGCAGTCCGCGGTGGCCCAGTCCATCCAGACCAACCTGGCCGAGATCGGCATCAAGGTGAAGATCAGCCAGTTCGACCCCACCACGTTGTGGTCGCTGATCGACGAGGGCAAGTACGAGATCTGCCATCGCAAGCTGAGCCTCGACATCCCCGACACCGCCGAGAACGTACCCACGCTGTCCGATCCGGCGGTCGGTGGCTACGCCAAAGTTGCCGGGTACAACAATCCGGCGGTGGTTGACCTCGGCAAGCAATCCATCGCGATGTCCGATCCTGGGAAGCAGACCGCGGCGTACGCGGACCTGCAGCACAAGCTGAACGAAGAGCTGCCGTACGTTCCGCTGTACTACGTGCCCTGGAGCTACGCGATGTCTCAGCGGGTACACGACTTCGAGGTGCCGTCGACGGGTGATTACCACCTGGAGAAGACATGGCTCAGCCGTTGA
- a CDS encoding M20 family metallopeptidase: MDMSNGVDEVVEHIGALVRWESPSDDLDALSGCAELVDDIGAELMGQSAELIEVGGRSHLRWSWGEGPRRVLVLGHYDTVWPVGSLRDHPWSVSDGVLRGPGCFDMKAGIVQAFYAVAELPVALRDGLTILLTADEEISAPTSRDLIEAEAAGLSAVFVTEPSGPGGALKTARKGMSRYVVKAIGRSAHAGLEPEKGLNTTLELAEQVRRIATYQDPETQTTVTPTVFTSGTTANTVPDSGSVWVDVRSASTDQLAQIRTQLENLVPVTPGIRLEVEGDHRPPLEHTMSRALFERAVAIARAGDLGELTEISAGGVSDGNFTAALGTPTLDGLGAVGAGAHADHEHVVIDAIPQRIALLTGLLRPAP; this comes from the coding sequence ATGGACATGAGCAACGGCGTCGACGAGGTGGTCGAGCACATCGGCGCGCTGGTGCGCTGGGAGTCCCCGTCGGACGATCTGGACGCACTCAGCGGCTGCGCGGAACTGGTCGACGACATCGGTGCCGAGCTGATGGGCCAGTCGGCCGAGCTAATCGAGGTGGGTGGACGGTCGCACCTGCGCTGGTCGTGGGGCGAGGGCCCGCGCCGGGTTCTGGTACTCGGCCACTATGACACCGTCTGGCCGGTCGGCAGTCTGCGCGACCACCCGTGGTCGGTCTCGGACGGTGTACTGCGTGGGCCGGGGTGCTTCGACATGAAAGCCGGAATCGTCCAGGCGTTCTACGCGGTAGCCGAGCTGCCGGTCGCGTTGCGAGACGGTTTGACCATCCTGCTCACCGCGGACGAGGAGATTTCGGCGCCGACTTCGCGGGACCTGATCGAAGCCGAGGCGGCCGGACTGTCCGCCGTGTTCGTCACCGAGCCGAGTGGCCCGGGCGGCGCGCTGAAGACCGCACGCAAAGGGATGTCGCGGTACGTGGTGAAGGCGATCGGCCGATCCGCGCATGCCGGACTGGAACCCGAGAAGGGCCTGAACACCACTCTCGAACTCGCCGAGCAAGTACGCCGGATCGCCACGTACCAAGATCCGGAGACCCAGACCACGGTGACGCCGACGGTCTTCACTTCGGGGACGACGGCAAACACCGTTCCGGACTCCGGCTCGGTCTGGGTGGACGTGCGTTCGGCGTCCACGGACCAGCTGGCCCAGATCCGTACCCAGCTGGAGAATCTGGTCCCGGTGACACCGGGGATACGGCTCGAAGTGGAGGGTGATCACCGCCCTCCGCTGGAACACACGATGTCCCGGGCGCTCTTCGAGCGAGCCGTGGCCATCGCTCGCGCGGGCGACCTGGGCGAGCTGACGGAGATCTCCGCCGGCGGGGTGTCGGACGGGAACTTCACGGCCGCTCTCGGTACGCCGACGCTAGATGGCCTGGGCGCGGTCGGTGCCGGTGCTCATGCCGACCACGAACACGTCGTCATCGACGCCATCCCGCAACGAATCGCGTTGCTGACCGGCCTGCTGAGGCCGGCCCCCTGA
- a CDS encoding GNAT family N-acetyltransferase, whose translation MEVRPDALSEAEAAAVAAARSAGVTMTTAASVEQIKELQDVLDSTWQPPHGRSTMPKELLIAMSHAGNYLGIAVRDHQAVGASVGFFATPDRQTLHSHVAAVQKGSRGRGVGYAVKLHQRAWALAVGSEWVEWTFDPLVARNAYFNIERLGADLVSYEANFYGAMEDSLNAHSESDRAIMRWHLPKPAGGAGVQCTLAEAGQLALAVRPDGRPETVHVRGVEPQRVVVQVPPDIETVRAAQPELESLWRVALRDTLTDLLADGYRVTGFLRAGAYLLEP comes from the coding sequence ATGGAGGTCCGCCCGGACGCCCTCTCGGAGGCCGAAGCAGCTGCCGTCGCGGCGGCACGATCGGCCGGGGTCACCATGACGACCGCTGCCTCGGTCGAACAGATCAAGGAGCTCCAAGACGTCCTGGACTCGACCTGGCAGCCGCCGCATGGGCGCTCGACAATGCCGAAAGAGCTCCTGATCGCGATGTCACACGCGGGGAACTACCTGGGCATCGCCGTCCGGGACCACCAGGCTGTCGGCGCCTCCGTCGGCTTCTTCGCGACGCCGGACCGGCAGACACTGCACAGTCACGTTGCCGCCGTACAAAAGGGATCGCGAGGACGCGGCGTCGGGTACGCGGTCAAGCTGCACCAGCGGGCCTGGGCACTCGCGGTCGGATCGGAATGGGTGGAGTGGACCTTCGACCCGTTGGTTGCCCGCAACGCCTATTTCAACATCGAGCGACTCGGAGCCGACCTGGTGAGCTACGAGGCCAACTTCTACGGCGCGATGGAGGACTCGCTCAACGCCCACAGCGAGTCCGACCGCGCGATCATGCGTTGGCACCTGCCGAAACCGGCCGGCGGAGCAGGGGTGCAATGCACCCTGGCGGAAGCGGGTCAGCTCGCTCTTGCCGTGCGCCCGGACGGCCGTCCGGAGACCGTGCACGTACGCGGGGTCGAGCCACAGCGCGTCGTCGTCCAGGTACCGCCTGACATCGAAACAGTACGAGCGGCACAACCTGAGCTGGAAAGCTTATGGCGCGTGGCTCTCCGCGACACGCTGACCGATCTGCTCGCCGACGGGTATCGGGTCACCGGTTTCCTCCGCGCGGGCGCGTATCTGCTGGAGCCCTGA
- a CDS encoding PucR family transcriptional regulator, whose amino-acid sequence MIRAPRPLLARLLATVGGDLLRALGPDPDPGATVESIAIFDAADQGVPPAGALVLGVGVGESDVAGVLDRIGSHSAVALVLRLPVDLPDDVLRQADEAGICLLGLSPSVGWHQLITLLETVMSARTEGASGAETLGGFANGDLFGLANAICALIDAPVTIEDRSATVLAFSDRQVEADHIRIETILDRRVPDVYTSADEARGANQAIQRSVGPVYLQPIDVGDDRPTLPRIVVAVRAGDEFLGTIWAVVREPLSPDKNQLLLDASRLVALHLLQMRAENDLAQRVRTDLVAAALQAGTAGRDALQRLGLADRPLVVAAATAQRGADSGALEKPDLQAHSVAQLQRTAAAFSLHLAMSWPGSAVAIMNGLIYAIVPLQRTEQADLALDRTCQQFLRQRAASTPLFIGIGRMSMSPEELLRSRVDAERTARLLSSGIDGRTVARSVDVEVESMLSELRHLAAADGRGPTGAYARLLEHDATRKTTTIETLQVWLNANADITKAAAASHVHPNTFRYRLKRLGEIGRFDLEDADERFALSFQLRLFPPTDFPQRPPDADTH is encoded by the coding sequence ATGATCCGAGCACCGCGCCCGCTGCTGGCACGGCTACTGGCCACCGTCGGCGGCGACCTGCTGCGAGCCCTGGGTCCGGACCCGGACCCAGGCGCGACCGTCGAGAGCATCGCGATCTTCGATGCCGCCGACCAGGGGGTGCCGCCGGCCGGCGCGCTGGTCCTCGGCGTGGGCGTCGGCGAGTCGGACGTTGCCGGCGTACTCGATCGAATCGGTTCGCACTCCGCCGTCGCCCTGGTCCTGCGCCTTCCGGTCGACCTGCCTGACGACGTTCTGCGGCAGGCCGACGAGGCCGGGATCTGCTTGCTCGGACTGAGTCCGTCCGTCGGCTGGCACCAGCTCATCACGCTGCTGGAAACGGTCATGAGTGCCCGGACCGAAGGCGCGTCCGGCGCCGAGACACTCGGCGGCTTCGCCAACGGTGACCTCTTCGGCCTGGCCAACGCCATCTGCGCCCTGATCGACGCGCCGGTCACGATCGAGGACCGCAGCGCCACCGTGCTCGCGTTCTCCGATCGTCAGGTCGAGGCCGACCACATCAGGATCGAGACGATCCTCGACCGGCGCGTACCTGACGTGTACACCAGCGCCGACGAAGCACGCGGCGCCAACCAGGCGATCCAGCGGTCGGTCGGTCCGGTGTACCTGCAGCCGATCGACGTCGGTGACGACCGGCCGACACTGCCCCGGATCGTGGTGGCCGTTCGGGCCGGTGACGAGTTCCTGGGTACGATCTGGGCCGTCGTACGGGAGCCGCTCAGCCCGGACAAGAACCAGCTGTTGCTCGACGCATCACGACTGGTTGCCCTGCACCTGTTGCAGATGCGCGCCGAAAACGACCTTGCCCAACGCGTACGCACCGATCTGGTGGCCGCGGCGCTCCAAGCCGGCACCGCCGGGCGGGACGCGCTGCAGCGCCTCGGCCTCGCCGACCGGCCACTCGTCGTCGCGGCCGCCACCGCCCAGCGCGGAGCCGACTCCGGCGCACTCGAAAAGCCCGACCTGCAGGCACACTCGGTCGCTCAGCTGCAGCGCACGGCGGCCGCGTTCTCGTTGCATCTGGCAATGTCCTGGCCGGGCTCCGCGGTCGCGATCATGAACGGCCTCATCTACGCGATCGTTCCGCTGCAGCGCACCGAGCAGGCCGACCTCGCGCTCGACCGCACCTGCCAGCAGTTCCTCCGCCAACGCGCGGCGAGTACGCCGTTGTTCATCGGGATCGGGCGGATGTCCATGAGCCCCGAGGAACTGTTGCGGTCGCGGGTGGACGCCGAGCGTACGGCGCGGCTGCTGTCATCCGGGATCGACGGCCGTACGGTCGCGCGATCCGTCGACGTAGAGGTCGAGTCGATGCTCTCCGAACTGCGCCACCTCGCGGCAGCCGACGGACGCGGGCCAACCGGCGCGTACGCCCGGCTCCTCGAACACGACGCGACGCGCAAGACCACGACGATCGAAACCCTCCAGGTGTGGCTGAACGCCAACGCCGACATCACCAAGGCAGCCGCGGCCAGCCACGTACACCCGAACACCTTTCGCTACCGACTCAAGCGACTCGGCGAGATCGGCAGATTCGACCTGGAAGACGCCGACGAACGCTTCGCCCTGTCCTTCCAGCTCCGCCTCTTCCCACCCACGGACTTCCCCCAACGCCCACCCGACGCCGACACTCACTGA
- a CDS encoding FMN-binding negative transcriptional regulator — protein sequence MYVDPDYLEPDLDEVYRLVEVHPFATLVTDVPELRIAHVPVQVRRDADGVRELVAHVAGADPFAESVRSGARLLVSVVGPAVYVSPGWYADRGLPTYNFVAIEIRGTCVPMDDPDAVRAHLMRLTADHERARKPGNGDREAGNGDHEQAREGGRWVPDGWARERITELLPELQAFTVRIDKVTAKLKLSQNRTPGDRLGVLAALDASPSSADRQVHDLMHARFDAAGHPRDDAGR from the coding sequence ATGTACGTCGATCCCGACTACCTCGAGCCGGACCTGGATGAGGTGTATCGGCTTGTCGAGGTGCATCCGTTTGCGACGCTTGTGACGGATGTGCCGGAGCTGCGGATCGCTCATGTGCCGGTTCAGGTACGGCGTGATGCCGATGGTGTACGTGAGTTGGTGGCGCATGTCGCGGGGGCTGATCCGTTTGCGGAATCGGTTCGGTCGGGGGCGCGGTTGTTGGTGAGTGTGGTTGGGCCGGCGGTTTATGTCAGTCCTGGTTGGTACGCCGACCGCGGGTTGCCGACGTACAACTTCGTGGCGATCGAGATTCGTGGGACGTGTGTGCCGATGGATGATCCCGACGCCGTCCGCGCGCACCTGATGCGGCTGACCGCCGACCACGAGCGGGCCCGCAAGCCCGGCAACGGCGATCGCGAGGCTGGCAACGGCGATCACGAGCAGGCGCGTGAGGGTGGTCGGTGGGTGCCGGATGGGTGGGCTCGGGAGCGGATTACCGAGTTGCTGCCTGAGCTGCAGGCCTTCACGGTGCGCATCGACAAGGTCACCGCGAAGCTGAAGTTGAGTCAGAACCGTACGCCCGGCGACCGGTTGGGCGTACTAGCTGCTCTCGATGCGTCGCCGTCCAGTGCGGATCGTCAGGTGCATGATCTGATGCACGCCAGGTTCGACGCCGCCGGTCATCCCCGCGACGACGCCGGCCGGTGA
- a CDS encoding helix-turn-helix domain-containing protein: MIVPVYFNYGRPITLIDGELTPTLVCPAVRSETAALAGTAAAGLDELANLIGRSRANILAELDIATSTQTLARRLNLTPGAVSQHTKVLREAGLLTTTRTGQSVRHTLTTLGRTLRGG, encoded by the coding sequence GTGATCGTGCCCGTGTACTTCAACTACGGCCGGCCGATCACGCTGATCGACGGCGAGCTGACGCCGACGCTGGTATGTCCTGCAGTGCGCAGCGAGACGGCTGCGCTGGCGGGTACTGCCGCCGCCGGCCTCGATGAACTCGCGAACCTGATCGGCCGCTCACGTGCGAACATCCTCGCCGAACTGGACATCGCTACGTCGACGCAGACCCTCGCCCGCCGGTTGAACCTCACCCCCGGGGCAGTCAGCCAGCACACAAAAGTACTCCGCGAAGCCGGCCTTCTCACCACCACCCGCACCGGCCAGTCAGTCCGCCACACCCTCACCACCCTCGGCCGTACACTCCGCGGCGGCTGA